A segment of the Hemicordylus capensis ecotype Gifberg chromosome 6, rHemCap1.1.pri, whole genome shotgun sequence genome:
CCCATTTCTCTACCCCCTGCCAAAGACACTTCCTGCAGAGACTTCTGCTACAGTGATCTCAAATTCCTAGTTCTGAAGATTTCCTTCACTCTTTTTAGGTTTCTATTTGCCATGGAATTTGACTCCAGGcaacagtgtgtgtgttgggaattctctctggtaagagacacCCTTATAATATAGCAGAGTGccctgaggcacaacacagcgaagtctgcccaggcatgcgtgtatgctgagagccaaataacttggagccagttcatagtttccaatcaatataaggagtctttattagggAAGTCCATTCTAGATagcaaagtggagagataggatctctaatctacctagctagctggatacagatggatgcatctctacacacatggttcagggagagaggagcttgcatgttgcaagggagaaggaagggaaggggaaggagaggaagaggaagtggcagacaggtaggaaggaagtccctaagaatagcaatctacagtgagggaaataagtatttgatcccctgctgattttgtccgtttgccctctgacacagaaatgaccaggctataattggaatggtaggtttattgcagctgtgagagacagaataacaacaaacaaaccctcaaaagcccagtgctcaaaagtcagcgatggatttgcattgtagtgagggaaataagtattcgatcccctatcaaccagcaagatttcaggctcccaggcatcttttcactatatgcaagtaacgagctgagatgaggaacaccctctgtaagggagtgctcctaatcccagcttgttacagtacctgtataaaagacacctgtccatagaagcaagcaatcactcagcttccaaactcaccaccatgcccaagaccaaagagctgttgaaggatgtcagggacaaggttgtagacctgcacaaggctggactgggctacaagactgtcgccaagcagcttggtgagaaggtgactacagttgacatgataactcgcaaatggaagaaacacaaaacaactgtcaatctccctcggtctggggctccatgcaagatctcacctcatggagttgcaatgatcatgagaacggtgacaaagcagcccagaactacacggggggaacttgtcaatgatctcagggcagctggaaccatagtcaccaagaaaacaattggtaacacactacgccgtgaaggactgaaatcttgcagtgcccgcaaggtccccctgctcaaggcagcacatgtacaggcccgcctgcagtttgccaatgcacatctgaatgatccagaggagaactgggcaaaagtgttgtggtcagatgagaccaaaatcgagctctttggcatcaactcaactcgcagtgtgtggaggaggaggaatgctgcctatgagcccaagaacaccatccccaccgtcaaacatagaggtggacacattatgctttgggggtgtttttctgctaaggggacaggacaccttcaccacattgaagggacgatggacgggaccatataccgtcagatcttgggtgagcacctccttccctcagccagggcattgagaatgggtcgtggatgggtattccagcatgacaatgacgcaaaacacacagccaaggcaacaaaggagtggctcaagaagaagcacatgaaggtcctggagtggcccagccagtctccagaccttaatcccatagaaaatctgtggagggagctgaaggttcgggttgccaaacatcagccttgaaacctttctgacttggagaggatctgcaaagaggagtgggacaacatccctcctgggttgtgtgcaaacctggtggccaactacaagaaacgtctgacctctgtgattgccaacaagggttttgccaccaagtactaagacatcttttgtgaagggatcgaatacttatttccctcactacaatgcaaatccatcgctgacttttgggcactgggcttttgagggtttgtttgttgttattctgtctctcacagctacaataaacctaccattccaattatagcctggtcatttctgtgtcagggggaaacggacaaaatcagcaggggatcaaatacttatttccctcactgtacatatcaagggatagtgtcagagccgtagagaagggatgatcaatgtcttgacctctccagccctctgactcactagtctgtccccctctgtcactgaggcataaggcagtgcagagtcctttacttccaacagttTGTCTGTGCCCAGGTGAGGGAAATGAACAAGAGTGTTGTAGTGGAACATGCTGCATGTGGGAATTCTACTCACataaatgtaaagttgtgccatcaagtcggtgttgactcctggcaaccacagagccatgtggctgtctttggtaaaatataggagggctttaccattgccatctcccatgcagtttgagattatgcctttcagcatcttcctatttcactgctgtccaatatagtgtttcccatagtctgggaaacataccagcggggattcaaaccggcaacctcttgctccctaggcaagttccttcccggctgtgccattaggtggcttatactCACATACTATTGTGCTGGATTTTCCTTTTAAATTCaggattttcctttttaaaatccctGATACTTGAGGAGGTGTGAATGATTGCTAAAAGAATCAAAATAACTGCAAGCAGGTTTGACAACTATTTCAATGGATCTTGCTTCCTCCCAAACATCTAAGACCAGACACTGTATGAGATTGAAAGGAATTATTTTACTAGAGAGCCATAGCCTCAAACAGTACAAAGGCCCTTCTTGAGAAGCATTAAACTAGTTTGCAACTAGTTTATCGCAGTATATTACATCTGACTGCTGCACAGACTTCACAGAGGCACAGACACagagaatctcagctttcatgGCCATTTGTGCTATTGGGCCAGTTCCCCAGTGAATCCAGCTGGCCAGGGGCTCTCAAGGGTTAATGTGCAGAGTTGAGAAAGGAGTCAGTGGGAGGAGTTTGGGTTGTGCTGGGGTCACATGACATCTCTGGTTTCCCCTTtctcgctctctcctccccagacGGAAACTACTGGCTTTGTAGAAAGCAAACTCCTTGTCAAACTGCAGACATTCCGGGCCAGGTGTTTTCTAGAGGAGGGGTGGGGACCAGCCTAGCAAGGAGGGACTGGATAAGAGCCAGGATTCCAATGTCCCCTgagctttgaacagggttgggtAAGCTGTACGTGAAGAATCAGAGATTCGGAGTTTATGAAGGAGAAGACAGTGTGGTCTGATAAACTGGGAAGAAAGGGGAAACAGGATCCCCCCTGATCCGCCTGTCCACTCCTCTACCCCTGCATCTAGTCCCAGATGGAAATTAGCCAATATCTGCATCGGATCGGGTATGAGGGCCCtgcccagccctctctggagaccTTGCACTGCCTtcactgccgccacctcctctctGTGCCTTTCGAGAGCCTCAGCATCCACTGTGGGGAGCCCATCGCCCTGAAGTTACCCCTCCTCTACGACAAGATTGTCCGGCGTCACCGAGGAGGCTTCTGTTTCGAactgaatggccttttcctgtgGCTACTGCAGGTGTTAGGTTTCAATGCCAAAGCTGTGGCCGGGCGTGTCCGGAACCGCTTCACCGGGCACTACGGGCCCCCACTGGACCACATGGTGATTTTGGTGGAGTTGGATAGGCACCACTTTCTCTGTGATGTTGGCTTTGGTGAAGGCTTCCTGGAGCCACTGGAGTTGAAGTCAGAGGTGGAGCAGGTCCAAAGAAATGGTATTTTCTGGCTGGGACTTAAAGAGGACACTTGGGTGTTGGAGCGGCGGGAACTTTCCGGAAGGGAGGGAAGGCCCCTGTATCAATTCACTCTAGAGGAGAAGAAACTGGAAGATTTTACTGGCATGTGCCTCTATCACCAAACCTCCCCCAGCTCCATCTTCACCTGCAAGTCTTTCTGTTCCCTGCACAAGGAAGATGGCGGGCGTCTCACCTACATGGGTTGGCGACTCATTTCCACGATGGGAGAGAAGCGTACAGAGACCATCTTGCAGGGTCACCAGATCCCAGCAGTACTCCGTGAGAAATTCGGGACTCAGTTGAGTGGGAATTTCAAGCCAAAGGATGAAGCAATCCCTCCACCTCCACAGGAAGATTAAAAAAGGGAGCCACAATAATCAGCTAAACAGTGAACTGGTTcatacaatcatttgaatctagatttaatgtgggtcaTATATCGCCTTGGTATGGGCTCATTCAATCCTGCTGATGTCCCTAGCCCTTGTTAAACCTAGATTCATATTGGAAGCAAATTCACAAGAAAATGGAACAAATTTTAGATattaaatttccttttttaccagaaatctttcttttaagtatgaccAAACCTTATATTTCTTCTGAATGTAATGaactgtctttatatatgattactgcagccaggattttaTATGCTCATAATTGGCATGTTTCTGAAGTcccctctttaaatgattggttcttgaaattatgggattatgcctcaaAATTTCCAAAGATTCATGTTATATGAGTGAATTCTCAACTGACTTATTTATGTCAACTTGGGatccctttataaactttaatatccGACAAGGACATCATTTTTTCCTTTTGTCcggatttgatttgtgaagctttatgtatccagctttatgcaaccaagtgttgatcaggcataatcaaatgttgatcattgctgccgaactttcttagaactgttaatatatttagaatgttttctttttagtacttgcttaaagaaataaTATGATActgtgttgtttttcttctgctttatgtttcaataaaattgattttaaaaaaacaaaccaaaaaaaaaacaaaccccaaacaccTAGATTCAAATGGGTATGTGAACCAAACCACTGCCTCACAAATCCCCTCTCTGTATGCAGGTCCTGAGCCTCTGATGTGACTGATTGGTGTATGGTGTGTGTGGAGGTAagcagttcttctccctctcccacaacactagaaccagaggtcattccaacaaaaggaagtattttttcacatagtgcataattaatctatggaggtCTCTGCCACGGAATgcgttgatggccactagcttaaaggtaaagttgtgccatcggtgtcgactcctggtgaccacagagccctgtggttgtctttggtagaatacaggaggggttgaccattgctgtctcctgtgcagtatgagatgatgcctttcagcaccttcctatattgctgttgcccgatataggtgtcccatagtctgggaaacagatcagcggggatttgaaccagcaagctcttgctcccggctttaaaaggggcttggacaaattcatggaggacaggtctatcaatggctactcatcctgatggctgtaggctatgtccaggctcagaggcaagatgcctctgaatactagttgcaaggAAGTAATTACAAGAAAGGGAGTGTGCctacatctcttgcctgtgggcttcccagaggcatctggtgggccactgtgggaaacaggatgctggactagagaggccgtgggcctgatccagctgggctgttcatatgtttttATCCCAGCACTCACACAACATTTTTGCACTAGcccagcattagtctggatgacagTCACTTTGCAAGTGCTAAAAGAATGTGATATCAGTATAAGAAGTCTAGTAGCCAAAGACCTTTCAATCCCATGGGTCTTCTATAGTGGGTGAAATGCAAGGAGTGGTCATTGGATACCTCCAAAGAGCTACTCAACATCAGACTTGCCTAAGTTTTTGTTTTACACTGTCCagagcagggttgctcaacttcggccctcctgcagatgttggcctacaattcccataattcctggctattggccactgtggctgggaattgtgggagctgtagttcaaaaacagctggggggcctaagttgagcaggcctggtccagAGACACAAACTTTGGGTGGTCTACatgtatgatt
Coding sequences within it:
- the LOC128330687 gene encoding arylamine N-acetyltransferase, pineal gland isozyme NAT-10-like, which translates into the protein MEISQYLHRIGYEGPAQPSLETLHCLHCRHLLSVPFESLSIHCGEPIALKLPLLYDKIVRRHRGGFCFELNGLFLWLLQVLGFNAKAVAGRVRNRFTGHYGPPLDHMVILVELDRHHFLCDVGFGEGFLEPLELKSEVEQVQRNGIFWLGLKEDTWVLERRELSGREGRPLYQFTLEEKKLEDFTGMCLYHQTSPSSIFTCKSFCSLHKEDGGRLTYMGWRLISTMGEKRTETILQGHQIPAVLREKFGTQLSGNFKPKDEAIPPPPQED